Proteins from a genomic interval of Bradyrhizobium sp. G127:
- a CDS encoding phosphatase PAP2 family protein → MAVEAGGVHRTGYLPRLGFVAWQSVMRLVHAPSHSRRAEARRALARRWLGLSVLTALVIGLLMFAVDVATIKLMPPRGTASLWPLRYFTDLGKSEYVLWTLAAVLLVLLLILPRLNGTSRSVLIAFGVRMQFIFFAVLVAVLTSEVLKYAIGRSRPFVGGDANAFYYEHFSGSPAFASLPSGHATTAFALAFAVSAVWRKATLVMFVYAVLICLSRIVLLAHHPSDVVGGALTGVIGAMFVRYWFAARRLGFKIGRDGSIYPLAGPSWPALKRVAREAFAP, encoded by the coding sequence ATGGCCGTCGAAGCAGGCGGCGTTCATCGGACCGGCTATCTGCCCCGGTTAGGCTTCGTCGCATGGCAGTCGGTGATGCGCCTCGTGCACGCGCCGTCGCATTCCCGCCGCGCCGAGGCCCGCCGCGCGCTGGCCCGGCGCTGGCTGGGATTGTCCGTGCTGACCGCGCTCGTCATTGGACTTCTGATGTTCGCGGTCGACGTTGCGACCATCAAACTGATGCCGCCGCGCGGCACCGCCAGCCTTTGGCCGCTGCGCTACTTCACCGATCTGGGCAAATCGGAATACGTGTTGTGGACGCTCGCGGCTGTACTTTTGGTCCTGCTGCTGATCCTGCCACGATTGAACGGCACATCGCGCTCGGTGCTGATCGCGTTCGGCGTGCGCATGCAGTTTATCTTTTTCGCCGTGCTGGTTGCCGTTCTGACCAGCGAAGTCCTGAAATACGCCATCGGCAGAAGCCGGCCGTTCGTCGGCGGCGACGCCAATGCGTTCTATTACGAACACTTCTCCGGAAGTCCGGCGTTTGCGAGCCTGCCGTCCGGTCATGCGACCACGGCGTTCGCACTGGCCTTCGCGGTGTCGGCGGTGTGGCGAAAGGCGACGCTTGTCATGTTCGTCTATGCGGTGCTGATCTGCCTCAGCAGGATCGTGCTGCTGGCGCATCATCCGAGCGACGTGGTCGGCGGCGCACTGACCGGCGTCATCGGTGCGATGTTCGTCCGATACTGGTTCGCGGCCCGCCGCCTTGGCTTCAAAATCGGCCGGGACGGGTCGATTTATCCCCTCGCAGGGCCATCCTGGCCCGCCCTGAAAAGGGTTGCCCGCGAGGCGTTCGCGCCATAA
- the pbpC gene encoding penicillin-binding protein 1C yields the protein MDPGVRRDDKVRGWRTIRTLVASAAVVLIAGLGAAALWIASLPPLPFEQPKQVSTTIVDHNGKLLRAFAMADGRWRLSAQTKDVDPGYLHLLLNYEDRRFRSHIGVDPLAMGRAAFQLVTRGHIVSGGSTITMQVARLMEPRQERSVAAKLRQMVRAIQLERKLSKDQILDLYLTLAPFGGNLEGVRAASFAYFGKEPKRLSLAESALLVALPQSPETRRLDRYPDVARAARDRVLSRMVEDGRVSADDARHAKLEAVPRLRKPMPLLAPHATDQSLAIMKNEQRIQLTLDSTIQKALEQLAKDRALALGPDVSIGILAVDNESGDVLAHVGSSDYFDTRRAGQVDMTRAVRSPGSTLKPFIYGLAFEDGFVHPESLIEDRPIRYGSYAPENFDMTFQGTVTVRKALQMSLNVPAIALLDRVGSSRLTARIKQAGGNLILPKDETPGLAMGLGGVGVTLHDLVKLYAGFPRQGDTVSLREIVRADDKAEPETRRLLDPSAAWLVGNVLMGTPPPDNAPHNRLAFKTGTSYGYRDAWSVGFDGRMTIGVWVGRPDGAPVPGLTGRTAAAPILFDAFARTGKLPMALAKAPKGTLMASNAKLPLPLRRFRPAGDFVRTGSEQVLRIQFPLNGSRIDAAGSGEAVPSAMPVKVAGGVLPLTMIVNGVAVGNIDSRRQRLIDPPGPGFVRLTVMDATGAADTVVVRIQ from the coding sequence ATGGATCCCGGCGTTCGCCGGGATGACAAGGTGAGAGGCTGGCGGACTATTCGGACACTGGTGGCCTCGGCTGCTGTCGTGCTGATCGCTGGACTTGGTGCCGCCGCCCTCTGGATCGCCTCCCTGCCGCCGCTGCCGTTCGAGCAACCGAAACAAGTCTCTACCACCATCGTGGATCACAATGGCAAGCTGCTGCGCGCGTTCGCGATGGCGGACGGGCGCTGGCGGCTGTCGGCGCAGACGAAAGATGTCGATCCCGGCTATCTCCATCTGCTGCTGAACTATGAGGACCGGCGTTTCCGCTCGCATATCGGCGTCGATCCGCTGGCGATGGGCCGCGCCGCATTCCAGCTTGTGACGCGCGGACATATCGTGTCGGGCGGCTCCACCATCACCATGCAGGTGGCGCGGCTGATGGAGCCACGGCAGGAGCGGTCGGTCGCGGCCAAGCTGCGCCAGATGGTGCGCGCGATCCAGCTTGAGCGGAAACTCTCCAAGGATCAGATCCTCGATCTCTATCTGACGCTGGCGCCGTTCGGCGGCAACCTTGAAGGCGTGCGCGCCGCCTCGTTCGCCTATTTCGGCAAGGAGCCGAAACGGCTGTCGCTGGCGGAATCCGCGCTGCTGGTGGCGCTGCCGCAATCGCCGGAAACGCGCAGGCTTGATCGTTACCCCGATGTGGCGCGCGCCGCGCGCGACCGTGTGTTGTCGCGCATGGTGGAGGATGGCCGCGTTTCCGCTGACGACGCAAGGCACGCCAAACTTGAAGCCGTGCCGCGGCTGCGCAAGCCGATGCCGCTGCTGGCGCCGCATGCGACCGATCAGTCGCTGGCGATCATGAAGAACGAACAGCGCATCCAGCTCACGCTCGATTCCACCATCCAGAAAGCGCTGGAGCAGCTGGCGAAGGACCGCGCGCTGGCGCTCGGGCCGGACGTGTCCATCGGCATCCTTGCCGTCGACAATGAAAGCGGGGACGTGCTGGCCCATGTCGGCTCGTCGGATTATTTCGACACGCGGCGCGCAGGGCAGGTGGACATGACCCGCGCGGTGCGCTCGCCCGGCTCGACGCTGAAACCTTTTATCTACGGTCTCGCCTTTGAGGATGGCTTCGTGCATCCGGAAAGCCTGATCGAGGACCGGCCGATCCGCTACGGCTCTTACGCGCCGGAAAATTTCGACATGACATTTCAGGGCACCGTCACCGTCCGCAAGGCGTTGCAGATGTCGCTCAACGTGCCGGCCATCGCGCTGCTCGATCGCGTCGGTTCAAGCCGATTGACCGCACGCATCAAGCAGGCGGGCGGCAACCTGATCCTGCCGAAAGACGAAACGCCCGGCCTTGCCATGGGCCTCGGCGGCGTCGGCGTCACGCTGCACGATTTGGTAAAGCTCTATGCAGGTTTCCCGCGTCAAGGTGATACGGTGTCATTGCGGGAAATCGTGCGCGCTGACGACAAGGCCGAGCCTGAGACGCGCCGGCTGCTCGATCCGTCCGCCGCATGGCTGGTCGGCAACGTGCTGATGGGCACGCCGCCGCCGGACAACGCGCCGCATAACCGCCTCGCGTTTAAAACGGGCACCAGTTACGGCTACCGTGACGCCTGGTCGGTCGGCTTCGATGGCCGCATGACCATTGGTGTCTGGGTCGGCCGCCCGGACGGCGCGCCGGTTCCGGGGCTGACAGGTCGCACGGCGGCCGCGCCGATTCTGTTCGACGCCTTTGCCCGCACCGGAAAGCTTCCCATGGCGCTGGCCAAGGCGCCGAAGGGCACGCTGATGGCGAGCAATGCCAAATTGCCGTTGCCGTTGCGCCGGTTCCGGCCCGCAGGCGATTTCGTCCGCACCGGCAGCGAGCAGGTGTTGCGGATCCAGTTCCCGCTCAACGGCTCCCGCATCGACGCCGCCGGTAGCGGCGAGGCGGTCCCGTCGGCCATGCCGGTCAAGGTGGCGGGCGGGGTGCTGCCGTTGACCATGATCGTCAACGGTGTCGCGGTCGGGAACATCGATAGCCGCCGCCAGCGGCTGATCGATCCGCCGGGCCCCGGCTTCGTCCGCCTGACGGTGATGGATGCCACGGGCGCGGCGGACACAGTCGTCGTGAGAATTCAGTAG
- a CDS encoding amino acid ABC transporter substrate-binding protein: MKRVSLALIPLLAAFAVQTAQAQSQDKPRDRGTLQSVKDRGTLSCGVSQGLPGFSAPDDKGNWTGLDVDVCRAIAAAIFNDATKVKFVPLSAKDRFTALQSGEIDVLSRNSTWTLSRDTSLGLNYTGISYYDGQGFLVRKSLKVNSALELNSASICVQTGTTNEQNVSDYFKGNNMKYELIAFGTADETVKAYESGRCDVFTSDVSQLYAERLKLAAPADHAVLPEVISKEPLGPVVRHGDDQWFDIVKWTLFAMINAEEYAVTQKNVDEMAKSNKPELKRIFGTDGNLGEQLGLTKDWVTRIIKATGNYGESFDRNVGAGSKLQIARGLNKLWNQGGLQYAPPIR; encoded by the coding sequence ATGAAACGCGTATCGCTCGCTCTGATTCCTCTTCTTGCCGCGTTCGCCGTTCAGACCGCCCAGGCGCAATCGCAGGACAAGCCGAGAGACCGGGGAACGCTGCAGAGCGTGAAGGACCGCGGCACACTGTCCTGCGGCGTGAGCCAGGGCCTGCCGGGTTTCTCGGCGCCGGACGACAAGGGCAACTGGACCGGCCTCGACGTCGATGTCTGCCGCGCCATTGCGGCGGCGATCTTCAACGACGCCACCAAGGTGAAATTCGTGCCGCTGTCGGCGAAGGACCGCTTCACCGCCCTGCAATCCGGCGAAATCGACGTGCTGTCACGCAACTCGACATGGACGCTGTCGCGCGACACCTCGCTCGGCCTGAACTACACCGGCATTTCCTATTATGACGGGCAGGGCTTCCTTGTTCGCAAATCGCTCAAGGTCAATTCCGCGCTGGAGCTGAATAGCGCGTCGATCTGCGTGCAGACCGGCACCACCAACGAGCAGAACGTCTCGGACTACTTCAAGGGCAACAACATGAAGTACGAGCTGATCGCTTTCGGCACCGCGGACGAGACCGTGAAAGCCTACGAGTCCGGCCGCTGCGACGTGTTCACCTCCGACGTGTCGCAGCTTTATGCCGAACGCCTCAAGCTGGCCGCGCCGGCCGATCATGCGGTGCTGCCGGAAGTGATCTCGAAGGAACCGCTCGGCCCCGTCGTGCGCCACGGCGACGACCAGTGGTTCGACATCGTCAAGTGGACATTGTTCGCCATGATCAACGCCGAGGAATACGCCGTCACGCAGAAAAACGTCGACGAGATGGCGAAGTCGAACAAGCCAGAATTGAAGCGCATCTTCGGCACCGACGGCAATCTCGGCGAACAGCTTGGCCTGACCAAGGACTGGGTCACGCGCATCATCAAGGCCACCGGCAACTATGGCGAGTCGTTCGACCGCAACGTCGGCGCCGGCTCCAAACTCCAGATCGCGCGCGGACTGAACAAGCTCTGGAACCAGGGCGGGCTGCAATACGCGCCGCCGATCCGGTAA
- a CDS encoding ABC transporter permease subunit (The N-terminal region of this protein, as described by TIGR01726, is a three transmembrane segment that identifies a subfamily of ABC transporter permease subunits, which specificities that include histidine, arginine, glutamine, glutamate, L-cystine (sic), the opines (in Agrobacterium) octopine and nopaline, etc.) encodes MADAPRKPPLRLVARLRRTLGGQAGWAGVVIQILFVAAVVWIGYEIVENARANLQAQRIASGFGFLSNTASFAVSQALIPFSESDTYARVFVVGLLNTLLVSIVGIAIATIIGVAVALGRLSPNWLLARISGGYVELIRNLPLLFQILFWYLAVLATLPNPRQSISLLGSVFLSNRGLVVPNPVPQPSFGVFAVAIAVGIVASLVMRSYARHQLFAKGEKLTIWPFALATLIGLPALAAVMFGAPVKFDMPELKGFNFAGGARVLPEFAALTIALSTYTAAFIAEIVRAGIQSVPKGQMEAGASLGLTRGQTLRQVVIPQAMRVILPPLTNQYLNLTKNSSLAVAIGYPDLFSVFAGTALSQTGQAVEIIALTMGVYLLLSLVTSAIMSFYGWRLNRSLAA; translated from the coding sequence ATGGCTGACGCCCCCCGCAAGCCGCCGCTCCGGCTGGTCGCCCGGCTTCGCCGCACGCTCGGCGGGCAGGCGGGGTGGGCCGGAGTAGTCATCCAGATCCTGTTTGTCGCCGCCGTGGTCTGGATCGGTTACGAGATTGTCGAGAACGCGCGCGCCAACCTGCAGGCGCAACGGATCGCATCGGGCTTCGGCTTCCTGTCGAATACCGCGAGCTTCGCCGTCAGTCAGGCGCTGATTCCATTCAGCGAAAGCGATACCTATGCGCGGGTGTTCGTGGTCGGCCTCTTGAACACACTGCTGGTTTCCATCGTCGGCATCGCGATCGCCACCATCATCGGCGTCGCCGTGGCGCTGGGACGGCTGTCGCCGAACTGGCTGCTGGCGCGGATTTCCGGCGGCTATGTCGAGCTGATCCGCAACCTGCCGCTGCTGTTCCAGATTCTGTTCTGGTATCTGGCCGTGCTGGCGACGCTGCCCAATCCGCGGCAGAGCATCTCGCTGCTGGGCTCCGTGTTTCTCAGCAATCGCGGGCTGGTCGTGCCCAATCCGGTGCCGCAGCCGTCGTTCGGCGTGTTCGCGGTGGCAATTGCGGTCGGCATCGTGGCGTCGCTCGTGATGCGCAGCTATGCGCGGCATCAGTTGTTCGCCAAGGGCGAGAAGCTGACGATCTGGCCGTTCGCGCTGGCGACACTGATCGGTCTGCCCGCGCTGGCGGCAGTTATGTTCGGGGCGCCGGTTAAGTTCGACATGCCGGAATTGAAAGGCTTCAACTTCGCGGGCGGCGCGCGGGTGCTGCCGGAATTCGCCGCGCTGACCATTGCACTCTCGACTTACACCGCCGCATTCATTGCCGAGATCGTGCGCGCGGGAATTCAATCGGTGCCGAAGGGCCAGATGGAGGCGGGGGCGTCGCTCGGCCTCACGCGCGGCCAGACGCTGCGGCAGGTCGTCATTCCGCAGGCGATGCGCGTGATCCTGCCGCCGCTGACCAACCAGTATCTCAACCTCACCAAGAATTCGTCGCTCGCGGTGGCCATCGGCTATCCGGATCTGTTCTCGGTGTTCGCCGGCACGGCATTGAGCCAGACCGGGCAGGCGGTCGAGATCATCGCGCTGACCATGGGCGTCTATCTGCTGCTGTCGCTGGTCACCAGCGCGATCATGAGTTTCTACGGCTGGCGCCTGAACCGGAGCCTCGCCGCATGA
- a CDS encoding lipid-A-disaccharide synthase N-terminal domain-containing protein, with translation MLIHFGQQLGDYLYDVFVAKFDFWLAFGLIAQLAFTARFLVQWISSERAGQSVVPIAFWFFSIAGGLMTLIYGIAKREPVIILGQGLATIIYVRNIMLIVKNRGRGSKVEKT, from the coding sequence ATGCTGATTCACTTTGGCCAGCAGCTTGGCGACTACCTCTACGACGTGTTCGTTGCAAAGTTCGACTTCTGGCTCGCGTTCGGCCTGATCGCGCAACTGGCATTTACAGCACGGTTTCTCGTGCAGTGGATTTCCAGCGAGCGCGCCGGCCAGAGCGTGGTGCCGATCGCGTTCTGGTTCTTCTCGATCGCCGGTGGCTTGATGACCCTGATCTACGGCATCGCCAAGCGCGAGCCGGTCATCATCCTCGGACAGGGACTGGCGACGATCATCTACGTCCGCAACATCATGCTGATCGTGAAGAACAGGGGCAGGGGCTCGAAGGTCGAGAAGACCTGA
- a CDS encoding glycosyltransferase family 39 protein — MAETYPRPRFGAPREPVEQKNPGSGLARVIDFAVGSHTRTVALLILVGLLFFLPGFFNIPPVDRDEARFAQATKQMVESGDFVDIRFQDEVRYKKPVGIYWAQAAVVEGASALGLPRAQVRIWLYRIPSLIGAIGAVLLTYWTALAFVTRRGALLAALIMCSSILLGVEARLAKTDAMLLLTTTAVMGAMARAYLSWQRGDDSPQPWRWAAIFWTAIAWGILLKGPLILMFVALTVIALAIMDRSAAWLWRLRPVWGLMWTLVLVLPWFVAIVLKAGDTFFADSLGGDMLSKVASAKESHGAPPGLYFLLFWLTFWPGATLAGMAAPAVWRARREPGAQFLLAWLVPAWIVFELVITKLPHYVLPLYPAIAILIVGALERNVLSRSAWIVRGSAWWFAVPLIITVACIIGAIVLLRQPEFLAWPFAAGALIFGLFAWWMFDDYRAERSLLNAVGASWFMAACIYGVVVPSLAPLFPSVQIARALRNVECVGPAAAAAGFQEPSLVFMVGTSTVLTNGSGAADFLLQGSCRFALVEWREERAFAQRAEAIGLRYNAGARIDGYNFSQGRAISVAVFRSEGTE, encoded by the coding sequence ATGGCTGAGACCTACCCAAGACCCAGATTTGGCGCTCCGCGCGAGCCGGTTGAACAGAAAAACCCGGGCAGCGGACTCGCGCGCGTGATCGATTTTGCGGTCGGCAGCCATACCCGCACGGTCGCCCTCCTGATACTCGTCGGGTTGCTGTTTTTCCTGCCCGGCTTTTTCAACATTCCGCCGGTCGACCGCGACGAAGCGCGTTTCGCGCAGGCGACCAAACAGATGGTTGAAAGCGGCGATTTCGTTGACATCCGTTTTCAGGATGAGGTGCGCTACAAGAAGCCGGTCGGCATCTACTGGGCGCAGGCTGCCGTGGTGGAAGGCGCATCGGCGCTCGGCCTGCCGCGCGCGCAGGTCCGCATCTGGCTCTATCGCATTCCTTCGCTGATTGGTGCCATCGGCGCGGTGCTGCTGACCTACTGGACGGCGCTCGCCTTCGTGACGCGGCGCGGCGCGCTGCTGGCCGCTCTCATCATGTGCAGCTCGATCCTGCTCGGGGTCGAGGCGCGTCTGGCCAAGACCGACGCCATGCTGCTGTTGACGACGACCGCCGTGATGGGCGCGATGGCGCGCGCCTATCTGTCGTGGCAGCGCGGAGATGACTCGCCGCAGCCCTGGCGATGGGCTGCGATCTTCTGGACCGCGATTGCGTGGGGCATTCTGCTCAAGGGTCCGCTGATCCTGATGTTCGTCGCGCTCACCGTGATCGCGCTCGCAATCATGGACCGCTCGGCGGCGTGGCTGTGGCGTCTGCGTCCCGTATGGGGACTGATGTGGACGCTGGTGCTGGTACTGCCGTGGTTCGTCGCGATCGTTCTCAAGGCCGGCGACACGTTCTTTGCGGATTCACTTGGCGGCGACATGCTGAGCAAGGTCGCCAGCGCGAAGGAATCGCACGGCGCGCCGCCGGGACTTTATTTCCTGCTGTTCTGGCTCACGTTCTGGCCGGGCGCGACGCTGGCGGGCATGGCGGCGCCTGCGGTCTGGCGCGCGCGGCGCGAGCCCGGCGCACAGTTCCTGCTGGCATGGCTGGTGCCGGCCTGGATCGTGTTCGAACTCGTCATCACCAAGCTGCCGCACTATGTGCTGCCGCTCTATCCGGCCATTGCCATTCTGATCGTCGGCGCGCTGGAGCGAAACGTGCTGTCGCGTTCGGCGTGGATCGTGCGCGGATCGGCATGGTGGTTCGCTGTGCCGCTGATCATCACCGTTGCCTGCATCATCGGCGCCATCGTGCTGCTGCGGCAACCGGAGTTTCTGGCATGGCCGTTCGCCGCAGGCGCGCTGATCTTCGGGCTTTTCGCCTGGTGGATGTTCGACGACTACCGCGCCGAACGCTCGCTGCTGAATGCCGTCGGCGCATCGTGGTTCATGGCGGCGTGCATTTATGGCGTGGTGGTACCTTCGCTCGCGCCGCTGTTTCCGAGCGTGCAGATCGCCCGTGCGCTCCGCAATGTGGAATGCGTCGGCCCGGCCGCGGCCGCAGCCGGTTTCCAGGAGCCGAGCCTTGTCTTCATGGTCGGCACATCGACCGTTCTGACCAACGGGTCCGGCGCGGCGGACTTCCTGCTGCAGGGGAGCTGCCGGTTCGCGCTGGTGGAATGGCGCGAGGAGCGCGCCTTCGCGCAGCGCGCCGAAGCCATCGGCCTGCGTTACAACGCCGGCGCCCGCATCGACGGTTATAACTTCTCGCAAGGCCGCGCGATCTCGGTCGCCGTCTTCCGCTCCGAAGGCACCGAATAA
- a CDS encoding glycosyltransferase family 2 protein, which yields MSDQAPNSGLPAPDVSIVVPVRNEQDNVAPLIAEIAAALDGRWAYEIVYVNDGSTDATGERLAAEMRVRKNLRQIRHAASSGQSAAVRTGIRMARGKIVATLDGDGQNNPAFLPALIEAIEKGGDKVGLAAGQRVGRKDTAFKRFQSRTANRVRNAILHDGTRDTGCGLKALRRDVFLALPYFDGLHRFLPALVRREGFDIVYVDVIDRPRHSGVSNYGFFDRLWIGIMDLAGVWWLIRRKKSTPVATEVV from the coding sequence ATGAGCGATCAAGCACCAAATTCCGGCCTGCCGGCCCCCGACGTATCGATTGTGGTTCCGGTCCGCAACGAGCAGGACAACGTCGCGCCGCTGATCGCGGAGATCGCGGCGGCGCTCGATGGCCGCTGGGCCTACGAGATCGTCTATGTCAACGACGGCTCGACCGACGCGACCGGCGAACGGCTCGCCGCCGAAATGCGCGTGCGGAAAAACCTGCGCCAGATTCGTCATGCCGCCTCGTCGGGACAATCCGCTGCCGTCCGCACCGGCATCCGCATGGCGCGCGGCAAGATCGTCGCAACGCTCGACGGCGACGGCCAGAACAATCCCGCATTTCTTCCGGCTTTGATCGAAGCCATCGAGAAGGGCGGCGACAAGGTCGGGCTCGCCGCCGGTCAGCGTGTCGGCCGCAAGGACACCGCCTTCAAGAGATTCCAGTCGCGCACGGCCAACCGCGTGCGCAATGCGATCCTGCACGACGGCACTCGCGATACCGGCTGCGGCCTGAAGGCGCTGCGCCGCGACGTGTTCCTCGCCTTGCCGTATTTCGATGGTCTGCATCGGTTTCTTCCGGCGCTGGTGCGCCGTGAAGGCTTCGATATCGTCTATGTCGATGTGATCGACCGGCCGCGGCACTCCGGCGTGTCGAACTATGGCTTCTTCGACCGGCTGTGGATCGGGATCATGGATCTGGCCGGGGTGTGGTGGCTGATCCGCCGCAAGAAATCGACGCCGGTGGCGACGGAGGTGGTGTGA
- the metC gene encoding cystathionine beta-lyase, translated as MILPKDDGSSLRLDPQTELVTSGRDTVAQKGFINPPVVRGSTVLYPTADDLHAHRGEFQYGRHGTPTTKALQQALMTLEGPNCAGVGLAPSGVAAISTALLAILKAGDHLLVIDSAYRPTRNFCDSLLKRYGVETDYFDPLIGAGIAKLFKPNTKAVLVEAPGSQSFEMPDIPAIAAVAHARGALVVDDNTWATPLFHRSLDQGVDISIQAATKYLGGHSDIMFGTISANAKTWPLITEAIRLLGVCAGPDDVFLALRGVRTLAVRLAHHQQAGLDMAHWFAARPEVLRVIHPALESDPGHAIWKRDFTGATGLFSIVLKPASKQAVDALLDTVKLFGMGYSWGGFESLVIPFDCSSYRTATAWNPGGPTLRFHIGLENLDDLKADLARGFEAFNAAK; from the coding sequence ATGATTCTCCCCAAAGACGATGGCTCTTCCCTGCGACTCGATCCGCAGACCGAACTGGTGACATCCGGCCGCGATACTGTCGCGCAAAAGGGCTTCATCAATCCGCCCGTCGTGCGGGGCTCCACGGTGCTTTATCCAACCGCGGACGATCTGCATGCGCATCGCGGCGAGTTTCAGTACGGCCGCCACGGCACGCCGACCACCAAGGCGCTGCAGCAGGCGCTGATGACCCTCGAAGGGCCGAACTGCGCCGGCGTCGGTCTTGCACCGTCCGGTGTGGCGGCGATCTCCACGGCCCTGCTGGCGATTCTCAAGGCGGGCGATCACTTGCTCGTTATCGACAGCGCCTATCGTCCCACGCGGAATTTTTGTGACAGCCTGCTGAAGCGCTACGGTGTCGAGACCGACTATTTCGATCCGCTGATTGGCGCCGGGATCGCGAAGCTGTTCAAGCCGAACACCAAGGCCGTTCTGGTCGAAGCGCCGGGGTCGCAGTCGTTCGAGATGCCGGACATTCCCGCCATCGCCGCTGTCGCGCATGCCAGAGGCGCGCTTGTTGTCGACGACAACACCTGGGCGACGCCGCTGTTTCACCGTTCGCTGGATCAGGGCGTCGACATCAGCATCCAGGCGGCGACGAAATATCTCGGCGGACATTCCGACATCATGTTCGGAACGATCTCGGCCAATGCAAAGACATGGCCCTTGATTACAGAGGCGATCCGCCTGCTTGGCGTCTGCGCCGGTCCGGACGATGTGTTTCTGGCGTTACGCGGCGTCCGCACGCTGGCTGTCCGCCTCGCGCATCATCAGCAGGCGGGCCTCGATATGGCACACTGGTTCGCCGCGCGGCCGGAGGTTCTTCGCGTGATCCACCCTGCTCTCGAGAGCGATCCGGGTCACGCGATCTGGAAACGCGATTTCACCGGCGCCACCGGCCTGTTCAGCATCGTGCTGAAGCCGGCATCGAAGCAGGCCGTGGACGCGTTGCTCGATACGGTGAAACTGTTCGGGATGGGCTATTCGTGGGGCGGTTTCGAGAGTCTGGTGATCCCGTTCGACTGTTCGTCCTATCGCACGGCGACCGCATGGAATCCCGGCGGTCCGACCCTGCGCTTCCACATCGGTCTGGAAAATCTCGACGACCTGAAAGCGGATCTGGCGCGCGGCTTTGAGGCGTTCAACGCGGCGAAGTAG